A portion of the Misgurnus anguillicaudatus chromosome 16, ASM2758022v2, whole genome shotgun sequence genome contains these proteins:
- the tgfbi gene encoding transforming growth factor-beta-induced protein ig-h3 isoform X1 has product MKRLTLIALAITFIATVFAAKSPYQAVLQHSRIRGRSQGPNVCAMQKVQGTDKKYYTNCKQWYHRKICGKPTVVSYECCPGYERVIGEKGCPAALPLVNIYKTLGVVGSTTTKMYSERAKLQEEIEGPGSFTFFAPSNEAWAALPAEILDALVSNVNIELLNALHYHMVNKRLTSDDLKHGAAFPSMYQDFDVHIHHYSNGIVTVNCARLVKTDQHATNGIVHVVDRVITAITNNVNSIIDTDDDLDTLRTAVAAAGLTSLLENEGTYTIFAPTNEAFEKIPPDTLTRILGDPVALKDLLNYHILKNLHCSESIVAGTPLETLQGTVLEVGCNGEGMTLNGKAIITEKDKLGTNGVIHYINELLIPDSAKTLLELAEGSVVTTATKLLTDAGLTDHLIGSESVTLLAPLNDAFKGKSLTVTPDMKRLLRNHILKSKFSSKGLYHGQELETLGGLKLRVFVYRNNLCIENACIAAHDKNGRYATMFIVDKLLTPPMGTVMDVLKADNRFSTLVGAIQKAGLTELLNKKGTYTFFAPTNAAFSALPPADLNKLMIGDPREMANLLKYHIGDEFLVSGAVTSHTRLTPLAGDKLELGMFNSTVYVNRVPVVEGDMMATNGVVHAVDVIVKPMPPKVLSDQPAVSEFRRASAVKTGPVVMKDDDLFQKIRRSKSIRTVSRIQ; this is encoded by the exons ATGAAGCGCTTAACTCTGATCGCTCTGGCCATCACATTCATCGCGACAGTTTTTGCCGCAAAATCCCCGTATCAAGCGGTTCTTCAGCACAGCAGGATACGAGGAAGATCTCAAGG CCCAAATGTTTGTGCCATGCAGAAGGTTCAGGGAACGGACAAGAAGTACTATACCAACTGCAAACAATGGTATCACCGCAAAATCTGCGGCAAACCAAC GGTGGTCAGTTATGAGTGTTGCCCTGGCTATGAGAGAGTTATTGGAGAAAAGGGTTGTCCAGCAG CTCTACCTCTGGTGAACATCTATAAAACCTTGGGTGTGGTTGGATCCACTACGACTAAGATGTACTCAGAGAGAGCAAAACTTCAGGAGGAGATTGAAGGGCCCGGCAGCTTTACATTCTTTGCTCCCAGCAACGAGGCTTGGGCTGCACTTCCCGCT GAAATTTTGGATGCCTTGGTAAGCAATGTGAACATTGAACTCCTCAACGCTCTTCACTACCACATGGTTAACAAACGGTTGACTTCAGATGATCTAAAGCACGGTGCTGCCTTTCCTTCCATGTACCAAGACTTTGATGTTCATATCCACCACTATTCCAACGGT ATTGTGACAGTAAACTGTGCGCGGCTGGTGAAGACCGACCAGCATGCCACCAATGGAATTGTGCATGTTGTTGACAGAGTCATCACTGCCATTACAAACAACGTCAACTCTATAATTGACACAGATGACGACCTGGATACTCTAAGG ACTGCAGTTGCTGCAGCTGGTCTCACCAGTTTGTTGGAAAATGAAGGCACCTACACAATCTTTGCTCCGACCAATGAAGCCTTTGAGAAGATTCCTCCAGATACACTGACTAGAATTTTGGGAGACCCCGTTGCTCTTAAAG ATCTGCTGAATTACCACATCCTGAAAAACCTGCACTGCTCCGAGTCCATCGTGGCCGGTACACCTCTGGAGACCTTGCAGGGCACAGTTCTGGAGGTCGGTTGCAATGGAGAAGGGATGACCCTCAATGGCAAAGCCATCATCACAGAAAAAGATAAACTTGGAACCAATGGAGTCATTCACTACATCAACGAACTCCTTATTCCTGATTCAG CCAAGACCCTTCTTGAGCTTGCAGAGGGATCAGTTGTTACTACAGCCACAAAGCTTTTGACTGATGCCGGTCTTACCGATCACCTTATTGGCTCTGAGTCTGTGACCCTGTTAGCCCCACTGAACGATGCATTTAAAG GCAAAAGCTTGACAGTGACTCCAGACATGAAGAGACTGCTGAGGAACCACATTCTCAAAAGCAAGTTTTCCTCCAAAGGCCTTTACCATGGACAAGAATTGGAAACTCTTGGTGGATTGAAACTTAGAGTGTTTGTGTACAGAAAT AACCTGTGCATCGAAAATGCCTGCATTGCCGCCCATGACAAAAATGGCAGATATGCAACTATGTTCATCGTTGATAAGCTTCTGACACCCCCCATGGGAACTGTAATGGACGTCCTGAAGGCAGACAATCGGTTCAG CACCTTGGTTGGCGCCATTCAGAAAGCAGGTCTGACAGAGCTCCTGAACAAAAAAGGGACCTACACCTTCTTTGCCCCCACCAATGCTGCATTCAGTGCATTACCTCCCGCTGACCTCAACAAACTCATGA TAGGAGATCCTAGAGAGATGGCCAACCTTCTGAAGTACCATATTGGTGATGAGTTCCTGGTCAGTGGCGCTGTGACCTCACACACCAGACTGACGCCCCTTGCAGGAGATAAACTGGAGCTAGGCATG TTTAACTCCACTGTATACGTCAATAGAGTGCCTGTGGTCGAGGGTGATATGATGGCTACCAATGGAGTTGTACATGCTGTTGACGTAATCGTAAAGCCAATGC CTCCTAAAGTTTTAAGTGACCAGCCAGCCGTGTCTGAGTTCAGACGCGCCTCTGCTGTTAAG ACTGGCCCTGTGGTTATGAAAGATG ACGATCTCTTCCAGAAGATCCGGAGAAGTAAGAGCATCAGAACAGTGTCTCGTATCCAGTAA
- the stard15 gene encoding START domain-containing protein 10 — MTPDPWIITPGGKMPVQIPDDTDFLSFRDQCESQDGWVARYNKSGVTVWCRGEESKTVQKLKMRIVCKDVTAETLYDVLHDTSYRKKWDSNMIDTFDIGRLTVNADVGYYSWRCPHPLKNRDFVTMRSWLPLGNDYLIINYSVKHPEYPPKKDYVRAVSLLTGYLIQNNGANSCTLYYLTQVDPRGSLPKWVVNRVSQFVAPKAMKKIYKACLKYPEWKRKHDPNLKPWRYPEQNTLPSISVADLTVQRADSLENIDESAVSEEKAQHHSDDDET; from the exons ATGACACCCGATCCGTGGATCATCA CACCGGGAGGCAAGATGCCAGTCCAGATACCGGACGACACCGATTTCTTATCGTTCAGAGATCAATGTGAAAGTCAGGACGGATGGGTCGCCCGGTATAATAAAAGTGGAGTGACGGTGTGGTGTCGAGGCGAGGAGTCCAAAACGGTACAGAAACTCAAG ATGAGAATTGTTTGCAAGGATGTGACAGCGGAGACACTTTACGACGTCTTGCACGACACAAGCTATCGGAAAAAATGGGACAGCAACATGATCGACACTTTTGATATCGGAAGACTGACAGTTAATGCAGATGTAGGATATTATTCCT GGAGATGTCCACATCCACTGAAGAACAGAGACTTTGTCACTATGCGCTCATGGCTTCCTCTTGGCAATGACTATCTGATCATCAACTACTCCGTCAAACACCCG GAATACCCACCGAAGAAGGATTATGTCAGAGCTGTGTCATTACTTACTGGATACTTGATCCAAAACAATGGAGCAAACAGCTGTACTCTCTATTACTTAACGCAAGTGGATCCACGAG GGTCTTTACCGAAGTGGGTGGTGAATAGGGTCTCGCAGTTTGTGGCACCAAAG GCCATGAAAAAGATTTACAAAGCCTGCCTTAAATATCCTGAATGGAAACGGAAACATGACCCAAATCTGAAGCCTTGGAGGTACCCAGAGCAAAACACTCTACCCTCCATCAGTGTGGCCGATCTGACGGTCCAGAGAGCGGATTCACTGGAAAACATTGATGAGAGCGCTGTGAGTGAGGAGAAAGCCCAGCACCATAGTGATGATGATGAGACCTAA
- the tgfbi gene encoding transforming growth factor-beta-induced protein ig-h3 isoform X2: protein MKRLTLIALAITFIATVFAAKSPYQAVLQHSRIRGRSQGPNVCAMQKVQGTDKKYYTNCKQWYHRKICGKPTVVSYECCPGYERVIGEKGCPAALPLVNIYKTLGVVGSTTTKMYSERAKLQEEIEGPGSFTFFAPSNEAWAALPAEILDALVSNVNIELLNALHYHMVNKRLTSDDLKHGAAFPSMYQDFDVHIHHYSNGIVTVNCARLVKTDQHATNGIVHVVDRVITAITNNVNSIIDTDDDLDTLRTAVAAAGLTSLLENEGTYTIFAPTNEAFEKIPPDTLTRILGDPVALKDLLNYHILKNLHCSESIVAGTPLETLQGTVLEVGCNGEGMTLNGKAIITEKDKLGTNGVIHYINELLIPDSAKTLLELAEGSVVTTATKLLTDAGLTDHLIGSESVTLLAPLNDAFKGKSLTVTPDMKRLLRNHILKSKFSSKGLYHGQELETLGGLKLRVFVYRNNLCIENACIAAHDKNGRYATMFIVDKLLTPPMGTVMDVLKADNRFSTLVGAIQKAGLTELLNKKGTYTFFAPTNAAFSALPPADLNKLMRDPREMANLLKYHIGDEFLVSGAVTSHTRLTPLAGDKLELGMFNSTVYVNRVPVVEGDMMATNGVVHAVDVIVKPMPPKVLSDQPAVSEFRRASAVKTGPVVMKDDDLFQKIRRSKSIRTVSRIQ from the exons ATGAAGCGCTTAACTCTGATCGCTCTGGCCATCACATTCATCGCGACAGTTTTTGCCGCAAAATCCCCGTATCAAGCGGTTCTTCAGCACAGCAGGATACGAGGAAGATCTCAAGG CCCAAATGTTTGTGCCATGCAGAAGGTTCAGGGAACGGACAAGAAGTACTATACCAACTGCAAACAATGGTATCACCGCAAAATCTGCGGCAAACCAAC GGTGGTCAGTTATGAGTGTTGCCCTGGCTATGAGAGAGTTATTGGAGAAAAGGGTTGTCCAGCAG CTCTACCTCTGGTGAACATCTATAAAACCTTGGGTGTGGTTGGATCCACTACGACTAAGATGTACTCAGAGAGAGCAAAACTTCAGGAGGAGATTGAAGGGCCCGGCAGCTTTACATTCTTTGCTCCCAGCAACGAGGCTTGGGCTGCACTTCCCGCT GAAATTTTGGATGCCTTGGTAAGCAATGTGAACATTGAACTCCTCAACGCTCTTCACTACCACATGGTTAACAAACGGTTGACTTCAGATGATCTAAAGCACGGTGCTGCCTTTCCTTCCATGTACCAAGACTTTGATGTTCATATCCACCACTATTCCAACGGT ATTGTGACAGTAAACTGTGCGCGGCTGGTGAAGACCGACCAGCATGCCACCAATGGAATTGTGCATGTTGTTGACAGAGTCATCACTGCCATTACAAACAACGTCAACTCTATAATTGACACAGATGACGACCTGGATACTCTAAGG ACTGCAGTTGCTGCAGCTGGTCTCACCAGTTTGTTGGAAAATGAAGGCACCTACACAATCTTTGCTCCGACCAATGAAGCCTTTGAGAAGATTCCTCCAGATACACTGACTAGAATTTTGGGAGACCCCGTTGCTCTTAAAG ATCTGCTGAATTACCACATCCTGAAAAACCTGCACTGCTCCGAGTCCATCGTGGCCGGTACACCTCTGGAGACCTTGCAGGGCACAGTTCTGGAGGTCGGTTGCAATGGAGAAGGGATGACCCTCAATGGCAAAGCCATCATCACAGAAAAAGATAAACTTGGAACCAATGGAGTCATTCACTACATCAACGAACTCCTTATTCCTGATTCAG CCAAGACCCTTCTTGAGCTTGCAGAGGGATCAGTTGTTACTACAGCCACAAAGCTTTTGACTGATGCCGGTCTTACCGATCACCTTATTGGCTCTGAGTCTGTGACCCTGTTAGCCCCACTGAACGATGCATTTAAAG GCAAAAGCTTGACAGTGACTCCAGACATGAAGAGACTGCTGAGGAACCACATTCTCAAAAGCAAGTTTTCCTCCAAAGGCCTTTACCATGGACAAGAATTGGAAACTCTTGGTGGATTGAAACTTAGAGTGTTTGTGTACAGAAAT AACCTGTGCATCGAAAATGCCTGCATTGCCGCCCATGACAAAAATGGCAGATATGCAACTATGTTCATCGTTGATAAGCTTCTGACACCCCCCATGGGAACTGTAATGGACGTCCTGAAGGCAGACAATCGGTTCAG CACCTTGGTTGGCGCCATTCAGAAAGCAGGTCTGACAGAGCTCCTGAACAAAAAAGGGACCTACACCTTCTTTGCCCCCACCAATGCTGCATTCAGTGCATTACCTCCCGCTGACCTCAACAAACTCATGA GAGATCCTAGAGAGATGGCCAACCTTCTGAAGTACCATATTGGTGATGAGTTCCTGGTCAGTGGCGCTGTGACCTCACACACCAGACTGACGCCCCTTGCAGGAGATAAACTGGAGCTAGGCATG TTTAACTCCACTGTATACGTCAATAGAGTGCCTGTGGTCGAGGGTGATATGATGGCTACCAATGGAGTTGTACATGCTGTTGACGTAATCGTAAAGCCAATGC CTCCTAAAGTTTTAAGTGACCAGCCAGCCGTGTCTGAGTTCAGACGCGCCTCTGCTGTTAAG ACTGGCCCTGTGGTTATGAAAGATG ACGATCTCTTCCAGAAGATCCGGAGAAGTAAGAGCATCAGAACAGTGTCTCGTATCCAGTAA